In one Coccinella septempunctata chromosome 6, icCocSept1.1, whole genome shotgun sequence genomic region, the following are encoded:
- the LOC123316121 gene encoding toll-like receptor Tollo has product MHTLAVSALLVSLLLTVSCENCENPLNVEILVYDDVNGDIKNFTSEGVITVSEDVFQVLVANQTIKKLCQNYVIINNELTVLQLLNNSIEDISPSAFNISATLALFKISENPLNTIKKGVFNHVRTKELDLSYNNIAVIEADALENNTYLEIIKLNHNFIKEFDPNWFIKTPNVYKISAIYNEMTRIPAYAFVNMTKTRPLKIRLSANRIEEIDPLALEGAGVIDVLRVSGNRIRDIPGQLFVNKTIKSLQVDTNKLQCFPEQFFNSTLTELTFEENTSFDCACLIRVKNFVEDRNITVIYPSIICEDKAREVQIVFNKDKTFKIPLMKPSTL; this is encoded by the coding sequence ATGCACACGTTGGCCGTATCGGCTCTCCTCGTCTCCCTACTCCTGACAGTGTCTTGTGAAAATTGTGAAAACCCTCTCAACGTCGAGATCCTGGTCTACGATGACGTCAATGGCGACATCAAGAACTTTACGTCCGAAGGTGTGATAACGGTTTCCGAGGACGTGTTCCAGGTGCTGGTGGCCAATCAGACGATCAAGAAACTGTGCCAGAACTATGTCATCATCAACAACGAGCTCACGGTCCTTCAGCTGCTCAACAACAGCATCGAGGACATATCGCCTTCGGCCTTCAACATATCGGCCACTTTGGCGCTGTTCAAGATCTCCGAGAATCCCCTGAACACGATCAAGAAGGGCGTGTTCAACCACGTCAGGACCAAGGAGCTGGATCTTTCCTACAACAACATAGCGGTCATAGAAGCTGACGCGTTGGAGAACAACACCTATTTAGAGATCATCAAATTAAACCACAACTTCATCAAGGAGTTCGATCCCAATTGGTTCATCAAGACTCCCAATGTTTACAAGATCAGTGCCATTTACAACGAAATGACCAGAATTCCTGCCTACGCCTTCGTCAACATGACCAAAACTAGACCCTTGAAGATACGACTGTCCGCCAATAGGATAGAGGAGATAGATCCTTTAGCTTTGGAAGGCGCTGGTGTCATTGACGTGCTCAGAGTTAGTGGAAACAGGATCAGGGACATACCTGGACAACTTTTCGTCAATAAAACCATAAAGAGCCTCCAGGTAGACACCAACAAGCTCCAATGTTTCCCTGAACAGTTCTTCAACAGCACTCTCACTGAGTTAACCTTCGAGGAGAACACTTCCTTCGACTGTGCCTGTCTTATTAGGGTGAAAAACTTCGTGGAGGATAGGAATATAACCGTCATCTACCCTTCGATAATCTGTGAGGATAAAGCCAGAGAAGTGCAGATTGTTTTCAACAAAGATAAGACTTTCAAAATTCCTCTAATGAAACCTTCTACTCTGTAG